In Thermosipho japonicus, a single window of DNA contains:
- the cas2 gene encoding CRISPR-associated endonuclease Cas2 — protein sequence MYLIMIYDVNKKRVGKVLKVARKYLKWVQNSVLEGKITESNFEKLRNQILSIIDEDEDTIYWYILEPEFVPYRKIYGNKKINVTNII from the coding sequence ATGTATTTAATAATGATTTACGATGTAAATAAAAAGAGAGTTGGAAAAGTTTTAAAAGTAGCAAGAAAGTATTTAAAATGGGTTCAAAATTCAGTGTTAGAAGGTAAAATAACTGAGAGTAATTTTGAAAAGCTAAGGAATCAAATTTTAAGTATAATAGATGAAGATGAAGACACTATATATTGGTATATATTAGAACCAGAGTTTGTACCTTATAGAAAAATTTATGGAAATAAAAAAATTAATGTAACAAATATAATTTAA